One genomic segment of Ricinus communis isolate WT05 ecotype wild-type chromosome 5, ASM1957865v1, whole genome shotgun sequence includes these proteins:
- the LOC8272445 gene encoding aspartate and glycine-rich protein: protein MKLIASPALVFLILSLAATSVLKFSSPLFVFSLFNTIILAIVVGSYRPSDDEVDGSCYTFQPSYENKEYACDDFKDESGDDNGSNYVDDDDDDDHRKEDWFSDGYDEDDDDSGSDGEIGWEDDDNEETDGSFRRRIEDFIAKVNKGWREEWLTEHIRCQQ, encoded by the coding sequence ATGAAGCTCATTGCATCACCTGCACTTGTGTTTTTGATTCTGTCTTTAGCTGCTACTTCGGTTCTCAAGTTCTCATCACCTCTTTTCGTGTTTTCGTTGTTCAACACCATAATCTTAGCTATTGTTGTTGGAAGTTATAGGCCGTCTGATGATGAAGTCGACGGTAGCTGTTATACTTTCCAGCCTtcatatgaaaataaagaatatgcATGTGATGATTTTAAGGATGAAAGTGGTGATGATAATGGTAGTAATTATGTGGATGACGACGACGACGATGATCATAGAAAGGAAGACTGGTTTTCTGATGGCTACGACGAAGACGATGACGATAGTGGCAGTGATGGTGAGATTGGTTGGGAAGATGATGACAATGAAGAAACCGATGGTTCTTTTAGGAGAAGAATTGAAGACTTCATTGCCAAGGTTAACAAAGGGTGGAGGGAAGAATGGTTAACGGAACATATTCGTTGTCAACAATAG
- the LOC8272448 gene encoding ACT domain-containing protein ACR8 isoform X1, with protein sequence MEWSAYLDEYEKLVIRMTTPRVVIDNGVCPTATVVKVDSARKHGILLEAVQVLTDLNLSIKKAYISSDGRWFMDVFHVTDINGNKLTDESVINYIEQVLLACLNAIYINLLISGNGFLVETEKCLMYVTLQSLGTIHYGRTHDFNGLTALELTGTDRVGLLSEVFAVLADLQCDVVEAKVWTHNGRIASLIYVKDCNSGSPIEDSQHIDRIEARLRNVLKGDNDIRSAKTSVSMAVTHTERRLHQMMFADRDYERKPILRFSADSPVVTVQNWVERGYSVVNVQCKDRMKLLFDVVCTLTDMEYVVFHATINTAGDKAYLEFYIKHTDGTPISSEPERQRVIQCLQAAVERRASEGVRLELCTPDRQGLLADVTRTFRENGLNVTRAEISTSTKTATNVFYVTDAIGNPADSKIIESVRQRIGLSNLKVKELPPLMYHQEAEREEQGVGVAGTVLLSLGSLVRKNLYNLGLIRSYS encoded by the exons ATGGAGTGGAGTGCTTATCTAGATGAGTATGAAAAGCTTGTTATAAGGATGACCACTCCCAg GGTCGTCATCGACAATGGCGTTTGTCCCACTGCGACCGTTGTCAAG GTTGATAGTGCCAGAAAACATGGAATTTTGCTTGAGGCTGTTCAAGTTCTTACGGATCTTAacctttcaattaaaaaagCTTACATTTCTTCTGATGGAAGATGGTTCATGGATG TTTTTCATGTGACTGATATAAATGGAAATAAATTGACTGATGAGAGCGTTATTAACTACATCGAGCAGGTATTATTAGCGTGCTTAAATGCAATTTACATTAATTTGTTGATTTCAGGAAATGGTTTTCTTGTGGAAACTGAAAAGTGTTTAATGTATGTTACTTTACAGTCACTTGGGACAATTCACTATGGCAGAACCCACGATTTCAACGGTTTAACCGCATTAGAACTCACCGGTACAGACCGGGTTGGCCTTTTGTCAGAGGTTTTTGCAGTGCTAGCTGACCTTCAATGTGATGTTGTAGAGGCTAAAGTTTGGACTCATAATGGTCGAATTGCTTCTCTAATTTATGTAAAAGACTGCAATTCAGGGTCCCCAATTGAGGACTCTCAACATATTGATAGAATTGAGGCTCGTTTAAGGAATGTTCTGAAGGGGGACAATGACATTAGGAGCGCAAAAACATCGGTCTCTATGGCAGTCACACACACAGAGAGAAGGTTGCATCAAATGATGTTTGCTGATAGGGACTATGAAAGGAAGCCTATTTTGCGGTTTAGTGCTGATTCACCGGTGGTGACAGTGCAGAATTGGGTGGAGAGGGGTTACTCAGTTGTTAATGTTCAATGCAAGGATCGAATGAAACTTTTGTTCGATGTTGTTTGCACCTTGACAGACATGGAATATGTTGTGTTTCATGCTACAATCAACACTGCAGGGGACAAAGCATATCTG GAATTTTACATTAAACACACAGATGGAACCCCGATTAGCTCAGAGCCTGAAAGGCAGCGGGTAATTCAATGCTTGCAAGCGGCAGTTGAGAGAAGAGCTTCTGAg GGTGTAAGGCTAGAATTATGCACGCCTGATAGGCAAGGTCTTTTAGCAGATGTGACGAGAACATTTAGAGAGAATGGCCTTAATGTGACAAGGGCTGAGATATCAACCTCAACAAAAACGGCTACAAATGTATTCTACGTAACTGATGCAATTGGTAACCCTGCAGATTCTAAGATAATTGAATCTGTTCGTCAAAGAATTGGATTGAGTAATTTAAAAGTGAAGGAATTGCCACCATTGATGTACCATCAAGAGGCAGAAAGGGAAGAGCAAGGTGTAGGAGTAGCAGGGACAGTGTTGTTATCACTTGGAAGCCTAGTAAGAAAGAATCTATACAATTTGGGATTAATCAGATCATACTCTTAA
- the LOC8272448 gene encoding ACT domain-containing protein ACR8 isoform X2 — MEWSAYLDEYEKLVIRMTTPRVVIDNGVCPTATVVKVDSARKHGILLEAVQVLTDLNLSIKKAYISSDGRWFMDVFHVTDINGNKLTDESVINYIEQSLGTIHYGRTHDFNGLTALELTGTDRVGLLSEVFAVLADLQCDVVEAKVWTHNGRIASLIYVKDCNSGSPIEDSQHIDRIEARLRNVLKGDNDIRSAKTSVSMAVTHTERRLHQMMFADRDYERKPILRFSADSPVVTVQNWVERGYSVVNVQCKDRMKLLFDVVCTLTDMEYVVFHATINTAGDKAYLEFYIKHTDGTPISSEPERQRVIQCLQAAVERRASEGVRLELCTPDRQGLLADVTRTFRENGLNVTRAEISTSTKTATNVFYVTDAIGNPADSKIIESVRQRIGLSNLKVKELPPLMYHQEAEREEQGVGVAGTVLLSLGSLVRKNLYNLGLIRSYS, encoded by the exons ATGGAGTGGAGTGCTTATCTAGATGAGTATGAAAAGCTTGTTATAAGGATGACCACTCCCAg GGTCGTCATCGACAATGGCGTTTGTCCCACTGCGACCGTTGTCAAG GTTGATAGTGCCAGAAAACATGGAATTTTGCTTGAGGCTGTTCAAGTTCTTACGGATCTTAacctttcaattaaaaaagCTTACATTTCTTCTGATGGAAGATGGTTCATGGATG TTTTTCATGTGACTGATATAAATGGAAATAAATTGACTGATGAGAGCGTTATTAACTACATCGAGCAG TCACTTGGGACAATTCACTATGGCAGAACCCACGATTTCAACGGTTTAACCGCATTAGAACTCACCGGTACAGACCGGGTTGGCCTTTTGTCAGAGGTTTTTGCAGTGCTAGCTGACCTTCAATGTGATGTTGTAGAGGCTAAAGTTTGGACTCATAATGGTCGAATTGCTTCTCTAATTTATGTAAAAGACTGCAATTCAGGGTCCCCAATTGAGGACTCTCAACATATTGATAGAATTGAGGCTCGTTTAAGGAATGTTCTGAAGGGGGACAATGACATTAGGAGCGCAAAAACATCGGTCTCTATGGCAGTCACACACACAGAGAGAAGGTTGCATCAAATGATGTTTGCTGATAGGGACTATGAAAGGAAGCCTATTTTGCGGTTTAGTGCTGATTCACCGGTGGTGACAGTGCAGAATTGGGTGGAGAGGGGTTACTCAGTTGTTAATGTTCAATGCAAGGATCGAATGAAACTTTTGTTCGATGTTGTTTGCACCTTGACAGACATGGAATATGTTGTGTTTCATGCTACAATCAACACTGCAGGGGACAAAGCATATCTG GAATTTTACATTAAACACACAGATGGAACCCCGATTAGCTCAGAGCCTGAAAGGCAGCGGGTAATTCAATGCTTGCAAGCGGCAGTTGAGAGAAGAGCTTCTGAg GGTGTAAGGCTAGAATTATGCACGCCTGATAGGCAAGGTCTTTTAGCAGATGTGACGAGAACATTTAGAGAGAATGGCCTTAATGTGACAAGGGCTGAGATATCAACCTCAACAAAAACGGCTACAAATGTATTCTACGTAACTGATGCAATTGGTAACCCTGCAGATTCTAAGATAATTGAATCTGTTCGTCAAAGAATTGGATTGAGTAATTTAAAAGTGAAGGAATTGCCACCATTGATGTACCATCAAGAGGCAGAAAGGGAAGAGCAAGGTGTAGGAGTAGCAGGGACAGTGTTGTTATCACTTGGAAGCCTAGTAAGAAAGAATCTATACAATTTGGGATTAATCAGATCATACTCTTAA
- the LOC8272444 gene encoding ATP-dependent Clp protease proteolytic subunit-related protein 2, chloroplastic isoform X1 — protein sequence MAFCLNTNLNQPSLSCGTKLYSGLKLQSPSLYATGRPNLTAEFYGRVNKSLQCGTRSHSAIHAGVRMMPIGTPRVPYRTPGEGTWQWVDLWNALYRERVIFIGQNIDEEFSNQILATMLYLDTIDDNKRIYFYINGPGGDLTPTLAIYDTMQSLKSPVGTHCVGFAYNLAGFILAAGEKGNRSAMPLSRIALQSPAGAARGQADDIRNEANELLRIKDYLYNELAKKTGQPAEKINKDLSRMKRFNAQEALDYGLIDRIIRPPAVDADSAPRDPSAGLG from the exons CAATACAAACCTAAACCAGCCTTCTCTCAg TTGTGGAACCAAGCTGTATTCTGGATTGAAGCTTCAATCTCCAA GTTTGTATGCAACTGGAAGGCCTAATTTGACAGCAGAATTCTATGGCAGGGTCAATAAGAGTCTCCAATGCGG GACGCGTAGCCACAGTGCAATACATGCAGGTGTTAGAATGATGCCCATAGGGACACCAAGAGTGCCCTACAGAACACCTGGTGAAGGAACTTGGCAATGGGTTGACTTGTGGAATGCCCTT TACCGAGAGCGTGTTATCTTCATTGGACAAAATATAGATGAAGAGTTTAGCAACCAAATTTTGGCAACAATGTTGTACCTTGACACAATTGATGATAACAAAAGAATCTACTTTTATATTAATGGTCCGGGTGGGGAT CTTACTCCAACCTTGGCTATCTACGACACTATGCAAAGTTTGAAAAGTCCCGTTGGTACGCATTGTGTGGGATTTGCCTATAATCTAGCAGGTTTTATTCTTGCAGCTGGGGAAAAG GGAAATCGCTCTGCTATGCCTCTTTCAAGAATTGCTCTACAATCACCAGCAGGGGCTGCTCGTGGTCAG GCTGATGACATTCGTAATGAAGCAAATGAGCTTCTTAGGATCAAGGACTATCTGTACAATGAGTTAGCTAAGAAAACGGGACAGCCTGCAGAGAAG ATTAACAAGGACTTGAGCAGAATGAAACGCTTCAATGCTCAGGAGGCCCTTGATTATGGGCTCATTGACCGTATTATCAGGCCACCTGCTGTGGATGCTGACTCAGCTCCCAGAGATCCATCAGCTGGTCTTGGTTAG
- the LOC8272446 gene encoding AT-hook motif nuclear-localized protein 1, whose amino-acid sequence MEARETVSSSGGVTVVGSDAPSDYQIAPRSTDNLNSIPGSAPTPPLQPTVAPPPSMAAPAAAPATMAIKKKRGRPRKYGPDGTVTKALSPKPISTAAPAPPPVIDFSAEKQRKIKPVSKTKYELENLGEWVACSVGANFTPHIITVNAGEDVTMKIISFSQQGPRAICILSANGVISSVTLRQPDSSGGTLTYEGRFEILSLSGSFMPTESGGTRSRSGGMSVSLASPDGRVVGGGVAGLLVAASPVQVVVGSFLAGNQHEQKPKKQKPDTITITTTAAIPISSSDPKLNLSPSSFRGDSWSSLPTDARNKPTDINMSLPAG is encoded by the exons ATGGAAGCAAGAGAAACTGTAAGTAGTAGTGGTGGGGTTACAGTGGTGGGATCCGATGCTCCGTCGGACTATCAAATCGCTCCAAGGTCCACCGACAACCTTAACTCGATTCCGGGATCCGCACCAACTCCTCCTCTGCAACCGACGGTGGCTCCTCCGCCGTCCATGGCGGCGCCCGCGGCGGCTCCGGCGACGATGGCTATAAAGAAGAAGCGAGGGAGGCCAAGAAAGTATGGTCCAGATGGTACTGTCACGAAAGCACTGTCTCCAAAGCCGATATCCACGGCAGCTCCGGCGCCGCCTCCGGTAATTGATTTCTCTGCTGagaaacaaaggaaaataaagCCAGTGAGCAAGACCAAGTATGAACTGGAGAATTTAG GTGAATGGGTTGCATGCTCTGTTGGTGCTAATTTTACTCCTCATATTATCACTGTTAATGCTGGAGAG GATGTCACAATGAAGATAATATCATTTTCTCAACAAGGGCCTCGGGCTATATGCATCCTCTCTGCAAATGGAGTGATCTCAAGTGTTACACTCCGTCAGCCTGATTCCTCTGGAGGCACGCTAACATATGAG GGTCGCTTTGAGATACTCTCTTTATCTGGCTCATTTATGCCCACTGAAAGTGGAGGAACGAGGAGCAGATCTGGTGGGATGAGTGTTTCATTAGCAAGTCCAGATGGGCGTGTTGTAGGCGGTGGAGTTGCAGGTCTGTTGGTAGCTGCAAGTCCTGTGCAG GTTGTAGTAGGCAGTTTTCTGGCAGGAAACCAGCATGAACAGAAACCAAAGAAGCAGAAACCTGATACCATAACTATCACAACAACTGCTGCAATTCCTATATCCAGTTCTGATCCAAAATTAAACCTCTCACCATCATCATTTCGCGGAGATAGTTGGTCTTCATTGCCGACTGATGCAAGGAATAAGCCTACTGACATTAACATGTCCTTGCCAGCAGGTTAA
- the LOC8272444 gene encoding ATP-dependent Clp protease proteolytic subunit-related protein 2, chloroplastic isoform X2 gives MAFCLNTNLNQPSLSCGTKLYSGLKLQSPSLYATGRPNLTAEFYGRVNKSLQCGTRSHSAIHAGVRMMPIGTPRVPYRTPGEGTWQWVDLWNALLTPTLAIYDTMQSLKSPVGTHCVGFAYNLAGFILAAGEKGNRSAMPLSRIALQSPAGAARGQADDIRNEANELLRIKDYLYNELAKKTGQPAEKINKDLSRMKRFNAQEALDYGLIDRIIRPPAVDADSAPRDPSAGLG, from the exons CAATACAAACCTAAACCAGCCTTCTCTCAg TTGTGGAACCAAGCTGTATTCTGGATTGAAGCTTCAATCTCCAA GTTTGTATGCAACTGGAAGGCCTAATTTGACAGCAGAATTCTATGGCAGGGTCAATAAGAGTCTCCAATGCGG GACGCGTAGCCACAGTGCAATACATGCAGGTGTTAGAATGATGCCCATAGGGACACCAAGAGTGCCCTACAGAACACCTGGTGAAGGAACTTGGCAATGGGTTGACTTGTGGAATGCCCTT CTTACTCCAACCTTGGCTATCTACGACACTATGCAAAGTTTGAAAAGTCCCGTTGGTACGCATTGTGTGGGATTTGCCTATAATCTAGCAGGTTTTATTCTTGCAGCTGGGGAAAAG GGAAATCGCTCTGCTATGCCTCTTTCAAGAATTGCTCTACAATCACCAGCAGGGGCTGCTCGTGGTCAG GCTGATGACATTCGTAATGAAGCAAATGAGCTTCTTAGGATCAAGGACTATCTGTACAATGAGTTAGCTAAGAAAACGGGACAGCCTGCAGAGAAG ATTAACAAGGACTTGAGCAGAATGAAACGCTTCAATGCTCAGGAGGCCCTTGATTATGGGCTCATTGACCGTATTATCAGGCCACCTGCTGTGGATGCTGACTCAGCTCCCAGAGATCCATCAGCTGGTCTTGGTTAG